A single region of the Salarchaeum japonicum genome encodes:
- the gltB gene encoding glutamate synthase large subunit, giving the protein MGNNELLADPSDASANCGVGVVMDLDGGRSHDVLADGIDLLENLEHRGTTGAEENTGDGAGVLLQTPTAFFDDELDLPDDYAVGQFFLPQDEAERESVVETVESVFSDYGLDTVAWRDVPTDNSDLGATALDSEPHVAQAFVAGDANLYVARNAVEDAVDHERFYVCSLDEDTLVYKGLLKSTQLRDYYPDLRDDRMKTTFAMVHARFSTNTLGAWHLAHPYRNIIHNGEFNTIKGNVNWMRAREADLESDALSDEELDTIRPIIDDPEQSDTASVDNALELLTETGRSLPHALRMLIPEAWQGDDAMDDAREEFYDFHASLVEPWDGPALVVGTDGERIAAALDRNGLRPCRYEVTEDNRLVMGSEAGALDTPASEVEERGRLTPGQLFVADPEEGRVIPDDEVFADLTDEKYGEWVDAEQEHVAGDDPLPQEPVEKLRARQAAFGYTHDELDELVEPMAVDGEDPVGSMGDDTPLAALSEFNRPFFTYFRQLFAQVTNPPIDYLREDLVTSTETRLGRQRNLLSESKAHARQVVLDSPVLTDDDLAGVRDSRREVRTLDTTFDMDGSLDDAITRLREDAEDAIADGADVLVLSDRELGPNRLHVPSLLATGAVHHHLVREGLRSRVGLVVESGDPRTVHHLATLVGYGAGAVNPYLAIQSVTDLMDEDADMNRAIESYVSAMEKGLRKVMARMGISTVASYQGAQIFEVVGLDSALVEDCFTGTPNRTEGVGVDEIEADLRKRHATAYDDDVDLDRQGEFTNRSNGIFHQWNPETVHTLQGAVRSGDYEQFEEYAELINTQNEQLQTLRGLLDFDSDRESIPVEDVEPVADIVKRFSTAAMSLGSLSPEAHENNARAMNEIGAKANTGEGGEPPERFGTDRECRIKQVASGRFGVTSEYLSSADDLQIKMAQGSKPGEGGHLPGKKVNEMIADVRCSTPGVGLISPPPQHDIYSIEDLKQLIFDLNASNPDARVHVKLVSEAGIGTVAAGCAKAKADCIHISGHSGGTGASPKTSIKHAGLPWELGLAEANQLLRETGLRSRVTLRADGGLKTGRDVAIAALLGAEEFAFGTGSLVTSGCVMARQCHNNTCPVGIATQDPDLRERFAGEPQHVVNYMCFIARELRELMADLGFETVDEMVGQVDVLEQTETDHPKAKHMDLSQVLAEPSGDDRYKTMEQDVSFDDHLDTAIAAEAEEALAGGEPTTVSTEVTNEDRTVGGRLSHEVSSRHGGDGLPDDSVHVDLTGTAGQSFGAWLASGLTLDLDGAANDYVGKGLSGGRVVVSTPADAGFDPAENTLVGNVVLYGATDGELYVNGVAGERFGVRNSGAKAVVEGVGDHGCEYMTGGLVAVLGDTGKNFAAGMSGGVAYVFDPDDDLEAQTNTGMVSLESELDDRDRTVLRRLVENHAAHTDSERARELLDDWDAALAGFTKVMPDAYRAAIEERPEADARTDLPASVESLDGHLGAAGSAD; this is encoded by the coding sequence ATGGGGAACAATGAGCTTCTCGCAGACCCCTCTGACGCCAGCGCGAACTGCGGCGTCGGGGTAGTAATGGACCTCGACGGAGGGCGAAGCCACGACGTACTCGCGGACGGCATCGACCTCCTCGAAAACCTCGAACACCGCGGCACCACCGGCGCAGAGGAGAACACCGGCGACGGCGCGGGCGTCCTCCTCCAGACCCCCACCGCGTTCTTCGACGACGAACTCGACCTCCCCGACGACTACGCGGTCGGCCAGTTCTTCCTCCCCCAGGACGAGGCCGAGCGCGAGTCCGTCGTCGAGACCGTCGAATCCGTCTTCTCCGACTACGGCCTCGACACCGTCGCGTGGCGGGACGTCCCGACCGACAACAGCGACCTCGGCGCGACCGCCCTCGACTCCGAACCCCACGTCGCGCAGGCGTTCGTCGCCGGCGACGCGAACCTCTACGTCGCCCGGAACGCCGTCGAGGACGCCGTTGACCACGAGCGCTTCTACGTCTGCTCGCTCGACGAGGACACGCTCGTCTACAAGGGCCTCCTCAAGAGCACCCAGCTCCGCGACTACTACCCCGACCTCCGCGACGACCGCATGAAGACGACGTTCGCGATGGTGCACGCGCGATTCTCCACGAACACGCTCGGCGCGTGGCACCTCGCCCACCCCTACCGGAACATCATCCACAACGGCGAGTTCAACACCATCAAGGGCAACGTCAACTGGATGCGCGCCCGGGAGGCCGACCTCGAATCCGACGCGCTCAGCGACGAGGAACTCGACACGATTCGCCCCATCATCGACGACCCCGAGCAGTCCGACACGGCGAGCGTGGACAACGCGCTCGAACTCCTCACCGAGACGGGCCGCAGTCTCCCGCACGCGCTCCGGATGCTGATTCCGGAGGCGTGGCAGGGCGACGACGCGATGGACGACGCTCGCGAGGAGTTCTACGACTTCCACGCCTCGCTCGTCGAACCCTGGGACGGCCCCGCGCTCGTCGTGGGGACGGACGGGGAGCGCATCGCGGCGGCGCTCGACCGGAACGGCCTGCGGCCGTGCCGGTACGAGGTGACGGAGGACAACCGGCTCGTGATGGGGAGCGAGGCCGGCGCGCTCGACACCCCGGCGAGCGAAGTCGAGGAGCGCGGCCGCCTCACCCCCGGACAGCTGTTCGTCGCCGACCCCGAGGAGGGCCGCGTGATCCCCGACGACGAGGTGTTCGCCGACCTCACGGACGAGAAGTACGGCGAGTGGGTGGACGCCGAACAGGAGCACGTCGCCGGCGACGACCCGCTCCCCCAGGAGCCCGTGGAGAAACTGCGGGCGCGCCAGGCGGCGTTCGGGTACACGCACGACGAACTCGACGAACTCGTGGAGCCGATGGCGGTGGACGGCGAAGACCCGGTCGGCTCGATGGGTGACGACACGCCGCTCGCGGCGCTCTCCGAGTTCAACCGTCCGTTCTTCACGTACTTCCGGCAGCTGTTCGCGCAGGTGACGAACCCGCCCATCGACTACCTCCGCGAGGATCTCGTGACGAGCACGGAGACCCGGCTCGGCCGCCAGCGAAACCTCCTCTCGGAGTCGAAGGCGCACGCCCGCCAGGTAGTACTCGACTCGCCCGTGCTCACGGACGACGACCTCGCGGGCGTCCGGGACAGCCGGCGGGAGGTCCGCACTCTCGACACGACGTTCGACATGGACGGCAGTCTCGACGACGCAATCACGCGTCTCCGCGAGGACGCCGAGGACGCCATCGCCGACGGCGCGGACGTGCTCGTGCTCTCCGACCGCGAACTGGGGCCGAACCGCCTGCACGTCCCGAGCCTGTTGGCGACGGGCGCGGTCCACCACCACCTCGTCCGCGAGGGCCTGCGCTCGCGCGTCGGATTGGTCGTGGAGTCCGGGGACCCGCGGACGGTCCACCACCTCGCGACGCTCGTCGGGTACGGCGCGGGCGCGGTGAACCCCTACCTCGCCATCCAGTCCGTCACCGACCTGATGGACGAGGACGCGGACATGAACCGCGCCATCGAGTCCTACGTCTCCGCGATGGAGAAGGGCCTGCGGAAGGTGATGGCGCGGATGGGTATCTCGACGGTCGCGTCCTACCAGGGCGCGCAGATTTTCGAGGTCGTCGGGCTCGACTCCGCCCTCGTGGAGGACTGCTTCACGGGGACGCCGAACCGCACCGAGGGCGTCGGCGTGGACGAAATCGAGGCCGACCTCCGGAAGCGGCACGCGACCGCGTACGACGACGACGTAGACCTCGACCGGCAGGGCGAGTTCACGAACCGCTCGAACGGCATCTTCCACCAGTGGAACCCGGAGACCGTGCACACGCTCCAGGGCGCGGTGCGCTCCGGCGATTACGAGCAGTTCGAGGAGTACGCGGAACTCATCAACACCCAGAACGAGCAACTGCAGACGCTCCGCGGCCTCCTCGACTTCGACTCCGACCGGGAGTCGATTCCGGTGGAGGACGTGGAGCCAGTAGCGGACATCGTGAAGCGGTTCTCGACGGCGGCGATGAGCCTCGGGAGTCTGAGCCCGGAAGCCCACGAGAACAACGCTCGCGCGATGAACGAAATCGGCGCGAAGGCGAATACGGGCGAGGGCGGCGAACCCCCGGAGCGCTTCGGCACCGACCGCGAGTGCCGCATCAAGCAGGTAGCGTCGGGCCGGTTCGGCGTGACGTCCGAGTACCTGTCGTCGGCGGACGACCTCCAGATCAAGATGGCGCAGGGGTCGAAGCCCGGTGAGGGCGGCCACCTTCCGGGGAAGAAGGTGAACGAGATGATTGCTGACGTTCGGTGTTCGACGCCGGGCGTCGGCCTCATCAGCCCGCCGCCACAGCACGACATCTACAGCATCGAGGACCTCAAGCAGCTCATCTTCGACCTGAACGCGAGCAACCCGGACGCCCGCGTGCACGTGAAACTCGTCTCCGAGGCGGGTATCGGCACGGTCGCCGCGGGCTGTGCGAAGGCCAAGGCTGACTGCATCCACATCTCCGGGCACTCGGGCGGAACGGGTGCGTCCCCGAAGACGTCCATCAAGCACGCGGGCCTGCCGTGGGAGCTCGGGCTGGCGGAGGCGAACCAGCTCCTCCGCGAGACGGGGCTCCGGTCGCGCGTGACGCTCCGCGCGGACGGCGGTCTGAAGACGGGGCGGGACGTGGCCATCGCGGCCCTGCTCGGCGCGGAGGAGTTCGCGTTCGGCACGGGGTCGCTCGTCACGTCGGGCTGCGTGATGGCGCGGCAGTGCCACAACAACACGTGCCCGGTCGGTATCGCGACCCAGGACCCCGACCTCCGCGAGCGGTTCGCGGGCGAACCCCAGCACGTCGTGAACTACATGTGCTTCATCGCGCGCGAGCTCCGCGAACTCATGGCCGACCTCGGGTTCGAGACGGTGGACGAGATGGTCGGGCAGGTGGACGTGCTCGAACAGACCGAGACCGACCACCCGAAGGCGAAGCACATGGATCTCTCCCAGGTGCTCGCCGAGCCGTCCGGGGACGACCGGTACAAGACGATGGAGCAGGACGTGTCGTTCGACGACCACCTCGACACCGCCATCGCCGCGGAGGCCGAGGAGGCGCTCGCGGGCGGCGAGCCGACCACGGTTTCGACCGAGGTGACGAACGAGGACCGAACCGTCGGCGGGCGGCTGTCCCACGAGGTGTCGAGCCGGCACGGCGGCGACGGCCTGCCGGACGACAGCGTTCACGTCGACTTGACGGGAACCGCGGGCCAGTCGTTCGGCGCGTGGCTCGCGTCCGGGCTGACGCTCGACCTGGACGGCGCGGCGAACGACTACGTTGGGAAGGGCCTGTCGGGCGGCCGCGTCGTCGTCTCGACGCCCGCGGACGCCGGGTTCGACCCCGCGGAGAACACGCTCGTCGGGAACGTCGTGCTGTACGGCGCGACCGACGGCGAACTCTACGTGAACGGCGTCGCCGGCGAGCGCTTCGGCGTCCGGAACTCGGGCGCGAAGGCCGTCGTGGAGGGCGTCGGCGACCACGGCTGTGAGTACATGACGGGCGGATTAGTCGCCGTGCTCGGGGACACGGGGAAGAACTTCGCCGCGGGAATGAGCGGCGGCGTGGCGTACGTCTTCGACCCCGACGACGACCTCGAAGCGCAGACGAACACGGGCATGGTGAGCCTCGAATCCGAATTGGACGACCGCGACCGGACGGTGCTCCGGCGGCTCGTGGAGAACCACGCCGCGCACACGGACTCGGAGCGCGCCCGCGAACTCCTCGACGACTGGGACGCGGCGCTCGCCGGGTTCACGAAGGTGATGCCGGACGCGTACCGGGCGGCCATCGAGGAGCGCCCGGAGGCGGACGCCCGCACCGACCTGCCGGCGTCCGTGGAGAGCCTGGACGGCCACCTCGGCGCGGCGGGGAGCGCGGACTGA
- a CDS encoding NAD-dependent epimerase/dehydratase family protein, giving the protein MDSALVVGGTRFIGRHTVEELVEHDYHVTLFNRGSHENPFVDYADVHHVRGDRGNDEELLSAKREVEPDVVFDFAAYHPEEVRSAVEIFADVDAYVYVSSGAAYDRDDIPKREDETPIKECTPDQAVDDSYDTYGNRKAEGDRAVFEAADRGVNAMSVRPTVVYGPFDYTERLDYWVSRVEEHDRVVVPGDGTNVWQRVYVEDVASLLRLVAENGTPGNAYNAGDQNSLTLERTIEEVASALDTDVEVVHASERELSTVNLDLADFPLYRPYPHVLDTHRAESVGWESTPVSEAMERTVGESAESDRDGADVGPARETEERLLDVLDTV; this is encoded by the coding sequence ATGGATTCGGCGCTCGTCGTCGGCGGCACGCGGTTCATCGGCCGCCACACGGTGGAGGAGCTCGTAGAGCACGACTACCACGTGACGCTGTTCAACCGCGGGAGTCACGAGAACCCGTTCGTGGACTACGCGGACGTCCACCACGTCCGCGGAGATAGAGGAAACGACGAGGAACTGCTGTCCGCGAAGCGCGAGGTCGAACCGGACGTGGTGTTCGACTTCGCGGCGTACCACCCCGAGGAGGTGCGGTCGGCGGTCGAAATCTTCGCCGACGTGGACGCCTACGTGTACGTGTCGTCGGGCGCGGCGTACGACCGCGACGACATCCCGAAACGCGAGGACGAAACCCCGATTAAGGAGTGCACGCCCGACCAGGCCGTGGACGACTCCTACGACACGTACGGAAACCGGAAGGCGGAGGGCGACCGCGCGGTGTTCGAGGCCGCCGACCGCGGCGTGAACGCGATGAGCGTCCGCCCGACCGTGGTGTACGGGCCGTTCGACTACACGGAACGCCTCGACTACTGGGTCTCCCGGGTCGAAGAACACGACCGGGTGGTGGTGCCGGGCGACGGGACGAACGTCTGGCAGCGCGTCTACGTCGAGGACGTGGCGAGCCTCCTCCGACTGGTCGCGGAGAACGGCACACCAGGAAACGCGTACAACGCGGGCGACCAGAACTCGCTCACGCTCGAACGCACCATCGAGGAAGTGGCGAGCGCGCTCGACACGGACGTTGAGGTCGTGCACGCGAGCGAACGCGAACTCTCCACGGTCAACCTCGACCTCGCGGACTTCCCGCTCTATCGGCCGTACCCGCACGTCCTCGACACCCACCGCGCGGAGAGCGTCGGCTGGGAGTCCACGCCGGTGTCGGAGGCGATGGAGCGCACGGTCGGCGAGAGCGCGGAGAGCGACCGCGACGGCGCGGACGTGGGGCCGGCGCGCGAGACGGAGGAGCGCCTGCTGGACGTGCTGGACACGGTCTAG
- a CDS encoding NAD(P)-dependent glycerol-1-phosphate dehydrogenase, whose protein sequence is MFEKSSWIRLPRNVVIGHGVLGETRAVLDDVHLTGDPLVVTSPTPREVAGERIVAQLEDAGRSPSIVTVSEASFDAVQRVIERAEDTDADFLMGVGGGKAIDIAKMASDTLDLGFVSVPTAASHDGIVSGRGSVPEGDTRHSVSADPPLAVVADTGIVADAPWELTTAGCADIISNYTAVKDWRLANRLRNVEYSEYAASLSEMTAEMLVDNAASIKPGLEESAWVVVKALVSSGVAMSIAGSSRPASGAEHLFSHQLDRIAPGKALHGHQVGVGAILCEFLHSGERGDWVAVRDALASIDAPTTAEELGVSDEEVIAALTSAHEIRDRYTILGAGISEDAALEVAAKTEVI, encoded by the coding sequence ATGTTCGAGAAATCGTCGTGGATTCGTCTCCCGCGGAACGTCGTCATCGGGCACGGCGTGCTCGGGGAGACGCGCGCGGTGCTCGACGACGTGCACCTCACGGGCGACCCGCTGGTGGTGACGAGTCCGACGCCGCGCGAGGTGGCGGGCGAGCGAATCGTCGCGCAGTTGGAGGACGCGGGGCGAAGCCCGTCCATCGTGACGGTGTCGGAGGCGTCGTTCGACGCCGTCCAGCGCGTCATCGAGCGCGCGGAGGACACCGACGCGGACTTCCTGATGGGGGTCGGCGGCGGGAAGGCCATCGACATCGCGAAGATGGCGAGCGACACGCTCGACCTCGGGTTCGTCTCCGTACCGACGGCGGCGAGCCACGACGGCATCGTCTCCGGGCGGGGGAGCGTGCCAGAGGGCGACACCCGACACTCAGTGTCGGCGGACCCGCCGCTCGCGGTCGTCGCGGACACCGGCATCGTCGCGGACGCGCCATGGGAGCTCACGACCGCGGGCTGCGCGGACATCATCTCGAACTACACCGCGGTGAAGGACTGGCGGCTCGCCAACCGATTGCGGAACGTCGAGTACTCGGAGTACGCGGCGTCGCTCTCGGAGATGACGGCGGAGATGCTCGTGGACAACGCGGCCTCCATCAAGCCCGGGCTGGAGGAGTCCGCGTGGGTGGTGGTGAAGGCGCTCGTCTCTTCCGGGGTCGCGATGAGCATCGCGGGGTCGTCGCGGCCCGCGAGCGGCGCGGAGCACCTGTTCAGCCACCAGCTCGACCGCATCGCGCCCGGGAAGGCCCTGCACGGCCACCAGGTCGGCGTCGGCGCGATTCTCTGCGAGTTCCTGCACTCGGGCGAGCGCGGGGATTGGGTGGCGGTGCGGGACGCGCTCGCGTCCATCGACGCGCCGACGACGGCGGAGGAACTCGGCGTGAGCGACGAGGAGGTCATCGCGGCGCTCACGTCCGCCCACGAGATCCGCGACCGGTACACGATTCTCGGCGCGGGCATCAGCGAGGACGCGGCGCTCGAAGTCGCGGCGAAGACCGAGGTCATCTGA
- a CDS encoding flippase-like domain-containing protein, which produces MDTRRVGVRFALSLLALAAVAYAAGGGRVLDALAGTDPWYVALAVATSLVSLACFVETFVRAVAVVETRRMRARATYLAGSFARNLLPWGNVASATFVTYAIARDAGTGYERALAAVAADEYVATATSFVAVAVGAGFAVTGGTGDLAAVAAAVAVAGLLVAALVVAVARARPRRLLTAVTAVTDRLQRLAARVSPRAAAALDAENVSARLTGFDRTLRAIAADRSRLAAMVGFGLLGWGALAATLHYAAAAVALSVPVSVALAVVPLAGLAAIVPLPGGIGSVDAALLGLLALTTGAPTPVAAAAALLYRLVGFWLHFALSAVSVAFAPVPLTVR; this is translated from the coding sequence GCGGCGGACGCGTCCTGGACGCCCTCGCCGGCACCGACCCGTGGTACGTCGCGCTCGCCGTCGCGACCTCACTGGTCTCGCTCGCGTGCTTCGTGGAGACGTTCGTGCGCGCCGTCGCCGTCGTCGAAACCCGCCGGATGCGCGCCCGCGCCACCTACCTCGCCGGGTCGTTCGCGCGTAACCTCCTCCCCTGGGGGAACGTCGCGAGCGCCACGTTCGTCACGTACGCCATCGCGCGGGACGCAGGCACCGGCTACGAGCGCGCGCTCGCCGCCGTCGCCGCCGACGAGTACGTCGCCACCGCCACCTCGTTCGTCGCCGTCGCGGTCGGAGCCGGGTTCGCCGTCACCGGCGGCACGGGCGACCTCGCCGCGGTCGCCGCCGCCGTTGCGGTCGCCGGCCTGCTCGTCGCCGCGCTCGTCGTCGCCGTCGCGCGCGCCCGCCCCCGCCGTCTCCTCACCGCCGTCACCGCCGTCACCGACCGCCTCCAGCGCCTCGCCGCCCGCGTCAGCCCGCGCGCCGCGGCCGCGCTCGACGCCGAGAACGTCTCCGCGCGCCTCACCGGGTTCGACCGCACGCTCCGCGCCATCGCCGCCGACCGCAGCCGCCTCGCCGCGATGGTCGGGTTCGGCCTGCTCGGCTGGGGCGCGCTCGCCGCCACGCTCCACTACGCCGCCGCCGCGGTCGCGCTCTCGGTGCCCGTCTCCGTCGCGCTCGCCGTCGTCCCGCTCGCCGGCCTCGCCGCCATCGTCCCGCTCCCCGGCGGCATCGGGAGCGTGGACGCCGCGCTCCTCGGCCTGCTCGCACTCACCACGGGCGCACCCACTCCGGTCGCGGCGGCCGCCGCGCTCCTCTACCGACTCGTCGGGTTCTGGCTGCACTTCGCGCTCTCCGCCGTCTCCGTCGCGTTCGCGCCGGTACCCCTGACGGTCAGATGA